A single region of the Raphanus sativus cultivar WK10039 chromosome 1, ASM80110v3, whole genome shotgun sequence genome encodes:
- the LOC108809081 gene encoding uncharacterized protein LOC108809081 isoform X1, producing MATAAAGTAKAQALSLLAAANNHGDLAVKLSSLRQVKELLLSLEPSLSAEIFPYLVELHVSPETLVRKSLIEIIEEVGLRMLDHSDVLVTFLLVLAKDEDPVVAKKAVSVGTAFYCSILEEMAMQFHHRGKVDRWVGELWTWMVKFKDAVFSTALEPGSVGVKVLATKFMETFILLFTPDASDPEKIFNEGSRQMFNISWLAGGHPILNSAMLMSEANKTFGILLDLIQSAGRLPGALTITVVSCLAVIARKRPVHYNTVLSVLLDFHPNLETVKGRHAASVQYSIRTALLGFLRCTSSPMIESRDKLLRALRAMNAADVADQVLRQVDKLIRNSERAARENWSGKNNQAVNHQNSWDLSKKRIMPQGEDDTVNGEVAPKRLRHNNNLLLTPQSQISDSPHGTVSINGISSGNHLSDSEPTPVEQMVSMIGALLAEGDRGAASLEILISKLHPDMLADIVITSMKHLPNSPPTLTTSLGTPADIVVSSSINPMRSPTGQPQLPFDSTLPVGSSLSDVPSLNAVVDPRRDPRRDPRRMDPRRSTPSVGPTSLPVGEGKETVPVQMDISTLASKPPSVPDVTAGTSGSVHPTTVEHSQNKVMGSSVIRRIDQPDCREDLLPMPKEYGYLSKSKSSLDVPLSPCRDDEGIRKTKFDLDLVSVPDFNQHSASEAEPDFDLHPPVDSNITAAEESYRELAPVPSYVELTTEQSKTVGKFALERIIESNRHVCGGFDCNKIRMALIARLIAQIDAGNDVATILREHISEDHREFKGHELVLHVLYHLHSMANLDTDESSSYATVYENFLIVVARSFLETLPPFDKSFSKLFGEAPHLPDSAIKLLDELCSTRPGPIGEAYDSERVTQGLGVVWSLILVRPNERKACLAIALNCSVHHEEDIRAKAIRLVTNKLCHLAYTSEHVEQFATDRLLTAVNSETDFSHTAEVTKIESKSQKTSTSDSPWSGNSEIHSQQDLQTSRDASVLSFSEAQRLISLFFALCKKKPSLLRLVFDVYGKAPKTVIQAFHRHMPILIRELGSSYIELLPIISDPPKGSENLLTLVLQILTQELAPSSDLIATVKHLYETKLKDVSILIPLLSSLTKDEVLPIFPPLLNLPLDKFQLALAHILQGSAHTGPALTPAEVLIAIHDVVPDKDGPTLKKITDACSACFEQRTVFTQQVLAKALGQMVDRTPLPLLFMRTVIQAIDAFPTLVDFVMGILSKLVSKQIWRLPKLWPGFLKCVSQTQPHSFPVLLELPMPQLESIMKKFPDLRPSLTAYANQPTIRASLPNSALSVLGLDSGQVSGSQMHPSDAASSAHGTALT from the exons ATGGCCACCGCCGCCGCCGGGACAGCCAAGGCGCAGGctctctctctcctcgccgCTGCAAACAACCACGGCGATCTGGCGGTGAAGCTCTCGTCTCTGAGGCAGGTGAAGGAGTTATTGCTGTCGCTGGAGCCGTCTCTCTCCGCTGAGATTTTCCCCTATCTCGTGGAACTCCACGTGTCCCCTGAAACTCTAGTTCGCAAATCCCTTATCGA GATCATTGAAGAGGTTGGGTTGAGGATGCTGGATCATTCTGATGTTCTAGTGACTTTCTTACTTGTCTTAGCCAAGGACGAGGATCCGGTTGTTGCTAAGAAAGCTGTTTCTGTTGGAACCGCTTTTTATTGCAGTATCTTGGAGGAGATGGCAATGCAG TTTCATCATCGTGGTAAAGTTGATCGTTGGGTTGGGGAACTATGGACATGGATGGTTAAGTTCAAAGACGCTGTCTTTTCTACTGCTTTGGAG CCTGGTTCTGTAGGCGTGAAAGTTTTGGCGACAAAGTTCATGGAGACATTTATTTTGCTTTTTACGCCTGATGCATCTGATCCTGAGAAAATTTTCAACGAAG GAAGTAGACAGATGTTTAACATTTCGTGGCTTGCTGGCGGTCACCCCATTTTAAATTCAGCAATGCTCATGTCTGAAGCAAATAAGACATTTGGCATTTTGCTAGATCTCATACAGTCGGCTGGTCGTTTACCGGGTGCACTGACGATAACTGTTGTTAGTTG TCTTGCGGTGATAGCAAGGAAGAGGCCTGTCCACTACAACACTGTACTTTCAGTTCTGCTGGATTTTCACCCAAATCTTGAGACGGTAAAGGGGCGCCATGCTGCAAGCGTTCAGTATTCCATAAGAACTGCCTTACTGGGATTCCTTAGATGTACTTCCTCACCTATGATAGAG TCAAGAGATAAGCTTCTTAGAGCATTACGAGCAATGAATGCTGCAGACGTTGCTGATCAAGTTCTCCGCCAAGTTGATAAATTGATCAGAAATAGTGAGCGCGCTGCACGTGAGAATTGGTCAGGCAAG AACAACCAGGCGGTTAATCATCAGAATTCTTGGGATTTGTCAAAGAAACGAATAATGCCCCAGGGTGAAGATGATACAGTCAATGGAGAGGTTGCTCCGAAGCGCTTACGCCATAATAATAACTTGCTTTTGACTCCGCAAAGTCAAATAAGTGATTCTCCACATGGAACAGTCTCTATCAATGGGATATCCTCTGGTAACCATCTTTCGGACAGTGAGCCGACTCCAGTGGAACAAATGGTTTCAATGAttggtgctttgcttgctgAAGGAGACAGAGGAGCTGCATCACTTGAAATTCTCATTTCTAAGCTTCATCCAGATATGCTTGCTGATATTGTTATTACAAGCATGAAACATTTGCCTAATAGCCCTCCTACATTAACAACTTCACTGGGTACTCCAGCAGATATTGTCGTTTCTTCGTCCATAAATCCCATGCGTTCTCCGACTGGTCAGCCACAACTTCCTTTCGATTCAACCCTTCCTGTTGGGTCATCATTATCCGATGTGCCTAGCTTGAACGCGGTTGTCGACCCTAGGCGCGACCCAAGAAGG GACCCTCGTCGCATGGATCCAAGACGTTCAACTCCATCTGTGGGACCAACATCACTGCCTGTAGGTGAGGGTAAAGAAACAGTCCCAGTTCAGATGGACATCTCGACCTTAGCGAGCAAGCCACCTTCGGTTCCTGATGTCACAGCAGGGACTAGTGGTTCAGTACATCCAACAACAGTAGAGCATAGCCAAAACAAGGTGATGGGAAGTTCGGTAATCAGAAGAATCGACCAGCCTGATTGCAGAGAGGACTTGTTGCCTATGCCCAAGGAGTATGGATACCTCTCGAAGAGCAAATCATCTTTAGATGTTCCACTATCTCCTTGCAGGGATGACGAAGGCATCAGAAAAACAAAGTTTGATTTGGATCTAGTGTCTGTTCCAGATTTTAATCAACACTCGGCTTCAGAAGCAGAGCCAGATTTTGATCTACACCCCCCTGTAGACTCAAATATTACTGCAGCAGAGGAAAGCTACCGAGAGTTGGCACCTGTTCCATCATATGTTGAACTTACCACAGAGCAAAGCAAAACTGTAGGAAAGTTCGCTTTAGAAAGGATAATTGAATCTAATAGACATGTATGTGGTGGGTTTGATTGTAACAAGATACGCATGGCATTGATTGCCCGATTGATTGCTCAG ATTGATGCTGGCAATGATGTTGCAACCATACTAAGAGAGCATATTAGTGAGGATCATCGAGAATTCAAG GGGCACGAACTTGTTTTACATGTTCTGTACCACCTGCATTCGATGGCGAATCTGGACACTGATGAATCCTCTTCCTATgctactgtttatgaaaattttctCATAGTAGTG GCAAGATCATTTCTGGAAACTCTTCCTCCTTTCGACAAGTCTTTTAGCAAACTTTTTGGAGAAGCTCCACATCTACCTGATTCTGCCATAAAGCTACTGGATGAACTCTGCTCCACTCGTCCTGGCCCAATTGGAGAAGCCTATGATAGTGAACGTGTTACCCAAGGGCTTGGTGTAGTTTGGAGCTTAATTCTAGTGCGTCCAAATGAGCGAAAAGCATGCTTAGCTATAGCATTAAAT TGTTCAGTTCATCATGAAGAAGACATCCGTGCAAAAGCCATCCGACTT GTCACAAACAAACTATGTCACCTTGCATACACATCAGAGCATGTTGAGCAATTTGCAACAGATAGGTTGCTGACTGCTGTGAACTCTGAGACAGATTTCTCACACACTGCAGAAGTAACAAAAATAGAG TCTAAAAGTCAGAAAACTTCGACAAGTGACTCTCCATGGTCTGGAAACTCCGAAATTCACTCTCAGCAAGATCTACAAACTTCTCGTGATGCTTCTGTTTTATCATTTTCTGAAGCTCAGAGATTAATTTCTCTGTTCTTCGCTTTATGTAAAAAG AAACCTAGTCTCCTTCGTCTTGTCTTTGATGTTTACGGGAAAGCTCCAAAAACAGTAATCCAG GCTTTTCATCGACATATGCCTATCCTGATACGAGAATTAGGTTCATCTTATATTGAATTGCTCCCTATAATATCTGATCCTCCTAAGGGAAGTGAAAATTTATTGACATTG GTGTTGCAAATATTGACACAAGAATTGGCACCTTCGTCGGATTTGATTGCTACTGTAAAGCATCTATATGAAACGAAGCTAAAG GATGTTTCGATTCTTATTCCTTTGCTTTCTTCACTCACTAAAGACGAG GTTTTGCCTATCTTTCCACCGCTTCTTAATCTTCCACTTGATAAGTTCCAACTTGCACTTGCTCATATATTACAG GGTTCTGCTCACACTGGCCCTGCCCTAACACCTGCCGAGGTACTGATAGCTATTCACGATGTTGTTCCTGATAAAGATGGGCCAACACTGAAAAAG ATAACAGATGCATGTTCAGCTTGCTTTGAACAACGCACAGTTTTCACGCAGCAAGTCTTAGCAAAAGCCCTCGGTCAGATG GTTGATCGAACACCTCTTCCTTTACTCTTCATGAGAACAGTTATTCAGGCAATCGATGCTTTTCCAACACTG GTTGACTTTGTCATGGGAATCCTTTCAAAGTTGGTGAGTAAGCAG ATATGGAGACTACCAAAACTGTGGCCTGGCTTCTTGAAATGTGTGTCTCAGACACAGCCACATTCTTTCCCTGTCTTGTTGGAG TTACCAATGCCGCAACTTGAAAGTATCATGAAGAAGTTTCCTGATCTAAGACCTTCTCTTACTGCTTATGCGAATCAGCCAACCATCAGAGCTTCTCTACCAAA TTCAGCTCTTTCAGTTCTTGGGCTTGACAGTGGGCAAGTTTCGGGGTCACAAATGCACCCTTCAGATGCAGCTTCTTCTGCTCACGGGACAGCCTTAACGTGA
- the LOC108809081 gene encoding uncharacterized protein LOC108809081 isoform X2: MATAAAGTAKAQALSLLAAANNHGDLAVKLSSLRQVKELLLSLEPSLSAEIFPYLVELHVSPETLVRKSLIEIIEEVGLRMLDHSDVLVTFLLVLAKDEDPVVAKKAVSVGTAFYCSILEEMAMQFHHRGKVDRWVGELWTWMVKFKDAVFSTALEPGSVGVKVLATKFMETFILLFTPDASDPEKIFNEGSRQMFNISWLAGGHPILNSAMLMSEANKTFGILLDLIQSAGRLPGALTITVVSCLAVIARKRPVHYNTVLSVLLDFHPNLETVKGRHAASVQYSIRTALLGFLRCTSSPMIESRDKLLRALRAMNAADVADQVLRQVDKLIRNSERAARENWSGKNNQAVNHQNSWDLSKKRIMPQGEDDTVNGEVAPKRLRHNNNLLLTPQSQISDSPHGTVSINGISSGNHLSDSEPTPVEQMVSMIGALLAEGDRGAASLEILISKLHPDMLADIVITSMKHLPNSPPTLTTSLGTPADIVVSSSINPMRSPTGQPQLPFDSTLPVGSSLSDVPSLNAVVDPRRDPRRDPRRMDPRRSTPSVGPTSLPVGEGKETVPVQMDISTLASKPPSVPDVTAGTSGSVHPTTVEHSQNKVMGSSVIRRIDQPDCREDLLPMPKEYGYLSKSKSSLDVPLSPCRDDEGIRKTKFDLDLVSVPDFNQHSASEAEPDFDLHPPVDSNITAAEESYRELAPVPSYVELTTEQSKTVGKFALERIIESNRHVCGGFDCNKIRMALIARLIAQIDAGNDVATILREHISEDHREFKGHELVLHVLYHLHSMANLDTDESSSYATVYENFLIVVARSFLETLPPFDKSFSKLFGEAPHLPDSAIKLLDELCSTRPGPIGEAYDSERVTQGLGVVWSLILVRPNERKACLAIALNCSVHHEEDIRAKAIRLVTNKLCHLAYTSEHVEQFATDRLLTAVNSETDFSHTAEVTKIESKSQKTSTSDSPWSGNSEIHSQQDLQTSRDASVLSFSEAQRLISLFFALCKKKPSLLRLVFDVYGKAPKTVIQAFHRHMPILIRELGSSYIELLPIISDPPKGSENLLTLVLQILTQELAPSSDLIATVKHLYETKLKDVSILIPLLSSLTKDEVLPIFPPLLNLPLDKFQLALAHILQGSAHTGPALTPAEVLIAIHDVVPDKDGPTLKKITDACSACFEQRTVFTQQVLAKALGQMVDRTPLPLLFMRTVIQAIDAFPTLVDFVMGILSKLVSKQIWRLPKLWPGFLKCVSQTQPHSFPVLLELPMPQLESIMKKFPDLRPSLTAYANQPTIRASLPNSFSSWA; this comes from the exons ATGGCCACCGCCGCCGCCGGGACAGCCAAGGCGCAGGctctctctctcctcgccgCTGCAAACAACCACGGCGATCTGGCGGTGAAGCTCTCGTCTCTGAGGCAGGTGAAGGAGTTATTGCTGTCGCTGGAGCCGTCTCTCTCCGCTGAGATTTTCCCCTATCTCGTGGAACTCCACGTGTCCCCTGAAACTCTAGTTCGCAAATCCCTTATCGA GATCATTGAAGAGGTTGGGTTGAGGATGCTGGATCATTCTGATGTTCTAGTGACTTTCTTACTTGTCTTAGCCAAGGACGAGGATCCGGTTGTTGCTAAGAAAGCTGTTTCTGTTGGAACCGCTTTTTATTGCAGTATCTTGGAGGAGATGGCAATGCAG TTTCATCATCGTGGTAAAGTTGATCGTTGGGTTGGGGAACTATGGACATGGATGGTTAAGTTCAAAGACGCTGTCTTTTCTACTGCTTTGGAG CCTGGTTCTGTAGGCGTGAAAGTTTTGGCGACAAAGTTCATGGAGACATTTATTTTGCTTTTTACGCCTGATGCATCTGATCCTGAGAAAATTTTCAACGAAG GAAGTAGACAGATGTTTAACATTTCGTGGCTTGCTGGCGGTCACCCCATTTTAAATTCAGCAATGCTCATGTCTGAAGCAAATAAGACATTTGGCATTTTGCTAGATCTCATACAGTCGGCTGGTCGTTTACCGGGTGCACTGACGATAACTGTTGTTAGTTG TCTTGCGGTGATAGCAAGGAAGAGGCCTGTCCACTACAACACTGTACTTTCAGTTCTGCTGGATTTTCACCCAAATCTTGAGACGGTAAAGGGGCGCCATGCTGCAAGCGTTCAGTATTCCATAAGAACTGCCTTACTGGGATTCCTTAGATGTACTTCCTCACCTATGATAGAG TCAAGAGATAAGCTTCTTAGAGCATTACGAGCAATGAATGCTGCAGACGTTGCTGATCAAGTTCTCCGCCAAGTTGATAAATTGATCAGAAATAGTGAGCGCGCTGCACGTGAGAATTGGTCAGGCAAG AACAACCAGGCGGTTAATCATCAGAATTCTTGGGATTTGTCAAAGAAACGAATAATGCCCCAGGGTGAAGATGATACAGTCAATGGAGAGGTTGCTCCGAAGCGCTTACGCCATAATAATAACTTGCTTTTGACTCCGCAAAGTCAAATAAGTGATTCTCCACATGGAACAGTCTCTATCAATGGGATATCCTCTGGTAACCATCTTTCGGACAGTGAGCCGACTCCAGTGGAACAAATGGTTTCAATGAttggtgctttgcttgctgAAGGAGACAGAGGAGCTGCATCACTTGAAATTCTCATTTCTAAGCTTCATCCAGATATGCTTGCTGATATTGTTATTACAAGCATGAAACATTTGCCTAATAGCCCTCCTACATTAACAACTTCACTGGGTACTCCAGCAGATATTGTCGTTTCTTCGTCCATAAATCCCATGCGTTCTCCGACTGGTCAGCCACAACTTCCTTTCGATTCAACCCTTCCTGTTGGGTCATCATTATCCGATGTGCCTAGCTTGAACGCGGTTGTCGACCCTAGGCGCGACCCAAGAAGG GACCCTCGTCGCATGGATCCAAGACGTTCAACTCCATCTGTGGGACCAACATCACTGCCTGTAGGTGAGGGTAAAGAAACAGTCCCAGTTCAGATGGACATCTCGACCTTAGCGAGCAAGCCACCTTCGGTTCCTGATGTCACAGCAGGGACTAGTGGTTCAGTACATCCAACAACAGTAGAGCATAGCCAAAACAAGGTGATGGGAAGTTCGGTAATCAGAAGAATCGACCAGCCTGATTGCAGAGAGGACTTGTTGCCTATGCCCAAGGAGTATGGATACCTCTCGAAGAGCAAATCATCTTTAGATGTTCCACTATCTCCTTGCAGGGATGACGAAGGCATCAGAAAAACAAAGTTTGATTTGGATCTAGTGTCTGTTCCAGATTTTAATCAACACTCGGCTTCAGAAGCAGAGCCAGATTTTGATCTACACCCCCCTGTAGACTCAAATATTACTGCAGCAGAGGAAAGCTACCGAGAGTTGGCACCTGTTCCATCATATGTTGAACTTACCACAGAGCAAAGCAAAACTGTAGGAAAGTTCGCTTTAGAAAGGATAATTGAATCTAATAGACATGTATGTGGTGGGTTTGATTGTAACAAGATACGCATGGCATTGATTGCCCGATTGATTGCTCAG ATTGATGCTGGCAATGATGTTGCAACCATACTAAGAGAGCATATTAGTGAGGATCATCGAGAATTCAAG GGGCACGAACTTGTTTTACATGTTCTGTACCACCTGCATTCGATGGCGAATCTGGACACTGATGAATCCTCTTCCTATgctactgtttatgaaaattttctCATAGTAGTG GCAAGATCATTTCTGGAAACTCTTCCTCCTTTCGACAAGTCTTTTAGCAAACTTTTTGGAGAAGCTCCACATCTACCTGATTCTGCCATAAAGCTACTGGATGAACTCTGCTCCACTCGTCCTGGCCCAATTGGAGAAGCCTATGATAGTGAACGTGTTACCCAAGGGCTTGGTGTAGTTTGGAGCTTAATTCTAGTGCGTCCAAATGAGCGAAAAGCATGCTTAGCTATAGCATTAAAT TGTTCAGTTCATCATGAAGAAGACATCCGTGCAAAAGCCATCCGACTT GTCACAAACAAACTATGTCACCTTGCATACACATCAGAGCATGTTGAGCAATTTGCAACAGATAGGTTGCTGACTGCTGTGAACTCTGAGACAGATTTCTCACACACTGCAGAAGTAACAAAAATAGAG TCTAAAAGTCAGAAAACTTCGACAAGTGACTCTCCATGGTCTGGAAACTCCGAAATTCACTCTCAGCAAGATCTACAAACTTCTCGTGATGCTTCTGTTTTATCATTTTCTGAAGCTCAGAGATTAATTTCTCTGTTCTTCGCTTTATGTAAAAAG AAACCTAGTCTCCTTCGTCTTGTCTTTGATGTTTACGGGAAAGCTCCAAAAACAGTAATCCAG GCTTTTCATCGACATATGCCTATCCTGATACGAGAATTAGGTTCATCTTATATTGAATTGCTCCCTATAATATCTGATCCTCCTAAGGGAAGTGAAAATTTATTGACATTG GTGTTGCAAATATTGACACAAGAATTGGCACCTTCGTCGGATTTGATTGCTACTGTAAAGCATCTATATGAAACGAAGCTAAAG GATGTTTCGATTCTTATTCCTTTGCTTTCTTCACTCACTAAAGACGAG GTTTTGCCTATCTTTCCACCGCTTCTTAATCTTCCACTTGATAAGTTCCAACTTGCACTTGCTCATATATTACAG GGTTCTGCTCACACTGGCCCTGCCCTAACACCTGCCGAGGTACTGATAGCTATTCACGATGTTGTTCCTGATAAAGATGGGCCAACACTGAAAAAG ATAACAGATGCATGTTCAGCTTGCTTTGAACAACGCACAGTTTTCACGCAGCAAGTCTTAGCAAAAGCCCTCGGTCAGATG GTTGATCGAACACCTCTTCCTTTACTCTTCATGAGAACAGTTATTCAGGCAATCGATGCTTTTCCAACACTG GTTGACTTTGTCATGGGAATCCTTTCAAAGTTGGTGAGTAAGCAG ATATGGAGACTACCAAAACTGTGGCCTGGCTTCTTGAAATGTGTGTCTCAGACACAGCCACATTCTTTCCCTGTCTTGTTGGAG TTACCAATGCCGCAACTTGAAAGTATCATGAAGAAGTTTCCTGATCTAAGACCTTCTCTTACTGCTTATGCGAATCAGCCAACCATCAGAGCTTCTCTACCAAA CTCTTTCAGTTCTTGGGCTTGA